In Anaeromyxobacter diazotrophicus, the sequence GAACTCGGCCGCCTCCTCGGGCGGGACCGGGTTGATGTGGAAGCCCGAGCCCCACTCGAACCCGGCGACGTGGGTGAGCGCCGGCATGACCTCGATGTGCCAGTGGTACGACGGGCTCGCGGGGTCGCGGAGCGGGTTCGAGTGCAGGATGAAGTTGTAGGCCGGGTCGCCGAGCGCCGCCCCGAGGCGCCGCAGCGTCGAGCGCAGCGCCTGGGCGCAGTAGGCGAGCCGCTCCTTCGGCTCCGCCTCGAAGTTCGACTCGTGCCGCTTCGGCACCACCCAGGTCTCGAAGGGGCTGCGCGGCGCCCAGGGCGCGAACACCACGAACTCCTCGTTCTCCAGCACGAGGCGGCTGCGGTCCTTCCGCTCCTGCATGACGATGTCGCAGAAGATGCACCGCTCGCGGTGGTCGAAGTGCCGCCGCGCGCCCTCGATCTCCTCCTGCACCTGCCGCGGGGTGACCGGCAGCGCGATGAGCTGCGAGTGCGCGTGCTCGAGCGTGGCGCCCGCCGCCTGGCCGTGGTTCTTGAAGAGCAGGATGTACCGGAAGCGCTGGTCGTTGCGCAGGTCGAGGATGCGCGCCTTGAAGGCGAACAGCACCTCGGTCACCTCCGCGTCGGAGAGCGCGGCCAGGTCCTTCGTGTGGTCGGCGGTCTCGACGATGACCTCGTGCGCGCCCACCCCGTTCATCCGGTCGTAGATGCCGTTCGCCTCCCGCTCCAGGTCGCCCTCGATCATGAGCGCCGGGTAGCGGTTCGGGATGACCCGCACCTTCCAGCCCGGGCCGTCGACGGGCCCGGCCGCGGGCCGCCCGGCGGCGTACACCTCGTGCGGCGTCTTGTCCTCCTGCCCGGGGCAGAAGGGGCACAGGCCGGAGGGGACGTGGTCGAGCGGGCGCTGCACGTCGCTCGGGCGCTTGGCCCGCTCGGTGGCGATGATGACCCAGCGGCCGACGATGGGATCCCTGCGCAGCTCGGGCATGCGCCCTCCTCGCGAACCGGCCTAGCCGTCGCGCCCGCGGGCCGGCTCGAGCGGCGCGCCGCCGGCCGGGGCGGGGCGCCGCAGCGTGGAGCCCACGGCGGCGGTGGCGAGCATGATGACGGCGCCGCCCAGGTAGGGGGCGGCGAACCAGAGGTGATCGTAGGCGTTCGTGGCGGAGATGGGCCCCACCACCCGCCCCAGCGCCGCCGCCGCCTGCCCCACCCCGAGCGTGCCGCCCTGGTCGTCGGCCGCCGCGGACCGCGAGATGAGCGAGGTGAGCGCCGGCGTGGTCAGGCCCGACCCGAAGGCGAGCGGCAGGCAGGCGCCGAGGAGGCCGCCCAGCCCGCCCGCGTACGGGAGCGCCGCGAGCCCCGCCCCCTGCGCCAGGAGGCCCGCGACGAGCAGCGCCCGCTCCCCGAACCGCCGGGTGAGCGGTCCGATGAGGCCGCCCTGCACCACGGTGACCACCACGCCGATGAAGGCGAAGACGTAGGAGACCTCGCTGCGATCGAGGTGGTAGCGGTGCGCGGCCAGCAGCGCGAAGGTGGCCTCCATCCCGCTGAAGGCGAGGATGGCGAAGAGGTAGATCAGGATCAGGCGGCGGATGCCCGGTTTCTTGAACTCCTCGACGAGCCGCAGGAAGCGCGGGCGGTGCTGCGCCTCGACGCGGGCCGCCGGCTCCGGCAGGACGAAGAAGGCGGCCACCCCGTTCACGGCCGCGAGGGCCGCCGCGGCGTAGCCCGGCGCCGCCAGCGACACCTTCGAGAGCAGCCCGCCCATGGCCGGCCCGAGGATGAAGCCGAGCCCGAAGGCGGCGCCGATGAGGCCCATGCCGCGGGCGCGCCCCTCGGGCGGCGTCACGTCGGCGATGTAGGCCTGCGCGATGGCGATGTTGGCGGTGGCCGCGCCCGCGAAGAGCCGCGAGACGAGCAGCCACGCGAAGGTGGGCGCGACCGCGTACCCGAAGAACGCCACCGCCGTCATGACGATGGAGAGGAGCAGGAGCGGCCGGCGGCCGAGCCGGTCGGACAGGCGGCCCCAGATCGGCGTGAACACGAACTGCATCGCCGAGTAGCCGGTCATGAGCCAGCCGATCTGGCTGTCCGGCGCGCCCAGCCGCTCGGCGTAGAGCGCCATGACCGGGATGACCATGCCGAAGCCGAGCAGGTCGACGAAGACGATGACGAACAGGATGGCGAGCGAGCGGCGGGTCTTCACGCGGCAGCCATGTTAACGGAGCGCGCCCGAGATCGCCGGGAATCCCGTGCCCGGCGCGCGGCGGGGGCGAGGCGCGGGGGCGCGCGTCAGGCGAGCACCCGGTTCCGGCCGGCTTCCTTGGCCTGGTAGAGCCGCTCGTCGGCGCGCCGGACGAGCGCCTCCGGGCTCTCGTCCTCGGGCGAGAGCTCCGCCACGCCGATCGACACCGTGAGCGGGATGCGCGCCCCGTCGAAGAGGAACGCGTGCTGCTCGACGAGCCCCCGCACCTTCTCGGAGAAGAAGCGCGCCTTCTCGAGCGGGACGCCGGGCAGGAGCAGCGCCAGCTCCTCGCCGCCGATGCGGGCGAAGAGCTGCTCGGCGCGCACCAGCGGGCGGACCAGGGCGGCGAGCTCCCGCAGCACCTGGTCGCCGGCCAGGTGGCCGAACCCGTCGTTCACCCGCTTGAAGTGATCGAGATCGAGCAGCGCCAGCGCCAGCGGGTGGAGGTGGCGGCGGGCGCTCGACACCTCGCGCCGGAGGGCCTCGGCGAAGCCGCCCTTGTGGACGAGCCCGGTGAGCGGGTCCTCGTCGGCGAGTCGCTTCACCTCGGCGTGGTAGAGCGCCTCGAGGTCGCCGCCGGCCAGGTACTTGAGGATCACCGAGCCGACGCGGACGTGGTCGCCCGGCGAGAGCTCCCGCGCCGACACCCGCTCCTCCCCGACGAAGGTGCCGTTGGTCGAGCCGAGGTCCTCCAGGAGGTGCCGCTCCCCCTCGCCGCGCACGCGGGCGTGGCGCCGCGAGACGTCCTCCGCCTCCAGCACCAGGTCGCACCCGGCGTCGCGCCCCAGCACCACCTCGCGGCGCGCGAGCGGCAGGCGCGCCCCCAGCAGCCGGCGCATCGGCGCGTGGATCACCACCAGGCAGCCCTCGCCGGCCGCCGGGCCGGGCGGGGCGAAGCCCGAGAGCCGCGTCTCCTCCGTCGACATCGCGCGGAGGGTCTCACAGGCCGCCCGGGATCGCCAAGCGGGCGCGCGGGGCGCGATATCGGGCCCTCACACCCGCCAGTGGATCCGCTCGAAGTCCTGGTCGGGCACGGTCAAGGTCACGTAGCCGGCGCGCGGCAGCCGCTCCAGCTCCACCCCGCCGCGGAGGACGTGCAGCGCCAGGGCCACGCGCTCGCCGGGCGCGAGGCCCAGCTCCGCGAACGGCAGCGCCAGCTCCATCACGCGCGCGAAGGCCGCCCGCCCGAGCGGGGCGCCGTCGCGCCGGCCCGGCCGCTCGACCCCGTCGCAGGCCGGGGTGAAGTCCACCTGCGCCTGCACCCCCGTCGCGAGCAGCTCCACCCGCACCGCGCTGCACGCCTCGGTGGCCCGCTGCGGCGACTCCACCGGATCGAGCCGCAGGTACAGGTGGCCGAGGTCGAACCCGTAGCGCAGCGCCTCGAACGCCTGCGCGCCGCCGAACATCGAGCCGCGCGCCTGGCCGGGCCGGTAGACGCCCCCGCCCTGCCACTCGAAGTAGGTGGTCTCGCGCCCGTCGATGGTGGGCGTGATGAGCAGGGTCGGCTCCCGCAGCGGCTGGGCCTCGGCGCCGGCCGGCAGCTCCGCCCGCTTGATGGGCTCGAGCGCCTCGATGGGCAGGGGCGCGCCGATGAGCTGGCAGGCGGCGATGACGTAGGACCGGAACAGCCCGTCGAACTCGACCGCCAGCTCGGTGTGGAAGTCGTCCCCGTACCACCAGTACCAGTCGGATCCCTCGGCGGCGTAGAGGTGCCGGTGCGCCAGCGCGATCGCCTCCCGCGTGACGCTCGGCGCCGGCGCCGCCTCCACCCGGGCCAGCGCCTCGCGGGCGCGCCCGAGCGCCGTCCAGGCGCGCCGGTCCTCCTCGTGGCCCATCCAGATCCGGTAGGACGCCTCGATCCAGGACCCGGAGTGGATGCGCGGGATGACCGGCCCCGGCGCGCCGGCGGTGGCCTCGGTGAGGGTGGCGGTGGCGAGGTCGGGGGAGCTCTCCAGCCGCCGGTAGAGCGCCTCCAGGAAGTCGCGCCCCGAGCCCTGGAAGTGCTCCCACGGGTTCTCGCCGTCGAGGAACACGCCCACCGTGGCCGGGCCGGGCTGCCCGTCGTCCTCCCACGCCTCGCCGATGGCGGCCAGGTGCGAGGTGAAGTCGGCCGCCGCCTCGGCCGCGCCGGTGCGCTGGTAGCTGAAGCCGATGAGGTCGGAGAGCCCGCGGTCGCGGAACAGCATGGGCAGCTCGCGGGCCCCGGCCTGGACGCGCCAGGGCCGGTAGAGCGCCCGCGGCCGCGGGGTGCCCTCGGGCAGCGAGTGGAGCAGCACGCCCTCGTCGGTGGCGGCCCAGCGCACGCCCTCCGAGGCGAGCAGCTCGAGCGCCTCGGGGGACACCGAGCCCTCGGCCGGCCACATCCCGGCGGGCCGCGCGCCGAAGTGGCGCTCGTGGCTCGCGATCGCCTCGCGCACGTGCCAGCGCGCGTCCTCGGGCCAGGCGAAGCGCGG encodes:
- a CDS encoding GGDEF domain-containing protein encodes the protein MSTEETRLSGFAPPGPAAGEGCLVVIHAPMRRLLGARLPLARREVVLGRDAGCDLVLEAEDVSRRHARVRGEGERHLLEDLGSTNGTFVGEERVSARELSPGDHVRVGSVILKYLAGGDLEALYHAEVKRLADEDPLTGLVHKGGFAEALRREVSSARRHLHPLALALLDLDHFKRVNDGFGHLAGDQVLRELAALVRPLVRAEQLFARIGGEELALLLPGVPLEKARFFSEKVRGLVEQHAFLFDGARIPLTVSIGVAELSPEDESPEALVRRADERLYQAKEAGRNRVLA
- a CDS encoding MFS transporter — translated: MKTRRSLAILFVIVFVDLLGFGMVIPVMALYAERLGAPDSQIGWLMTGYSAMQFVFTPIWGRLSDRLGRRPLLLLSIVMTAVAFFGYAVAPTFAWLLVSRLFAGAATANIAIAQAYIADVTPPEGRARGMGLIGAAFGLGFILGPAMGGLLSKVSLAAPGYAAAALAAVNGVAAFFVLPEPAARVEAQHRPRFLRLVEEFKKPGIRRLILIYLFAILAFSGMEATFALLAAHRYHLDRSEVSYVFAFIGVVVTVVQGGLIGPLTRRFGERALLVAGLLAQGAGLAALPYAGGLGGLLGACLPLAFGSGLTTPALTSLISRSAAADDQGGTLGVGQAAAALGRVVGPISATNAYDHLWFAAPYLGGAVIMLATAAVGSTLRRPAPAGGAPLEPARGRDG
- a CDS encoding glycoside hydrolase family 57 protein; the encoded protein is MAKVRLAFLWHMHQPLYRAPETGEFLLPWVRLHATRAYYDMAWMLERHPAIRCTVNFTPVLMEQLEAYARGEARDRFLDLSRKRARELLPEERQAVLRSFFMIDWETVVKPMPRYWELLQKRGRDVRYLDLARVASGFSEAELADLQVLFNLGWFGFGAVEDDPGLAALRAKGRGYTEADLDYVLAAQRRVVGEIAPRWRALSERGQVELSSTPYYHPILPLVCDTDSARRALPHLPLPPRFAWPEDARWHVREAIASHERHFGARPAGMWPAEGSVSPEALELLASEGVRWAATDEGVLLHSLPEGTPRPRALYRPWRVQAGARELPMLFRDRGLSDLIGFSYQRTGAAEAAADFTSHLAAIGEAWEDDGQPGPATVGVFLDGENPWEHFQGSGRDFLEALYRRLESSPDLATATLTEATAGAPGPVIPRIHSGSWIEASYRIWMGHEEDRRAWTALGRAREALARVEAAPAPSVTREAIALAHRHLYAAEGSDWYWWYGDDFHTELAVEFDGLFRSYVIAACQLIGAPLPIEALEPIKRAELPAGAEAQPLREPTLLITPTIDGRETTYFEWQGGGVYRPGQARGSMFGGAQAFEALRYGFDLGHLYLRLDPVESPQRATEACSAVRVELLATGVQAQVDFTPACDGVERPGRRDGAPLGRAAFARVMELALPFAELGLAPGERVALALHVLRGGVELERLPRAGYVTLTVPDQDFERIHWRV
- the galT gene encoding galactose-1-phosphate uridylyltransferase — its product is MPELRRDPIVGRWVIIATERAKRPSDVQRPLDHVPSGLCPFCPGQEDKTPHEVYAAGRPAAGPVDGPGWKVRVIPNRYPALMIEGDLEREANGIYDRMNGVGAHEVIVETADHTKDLAALSDAEVTEVLFAFKARILDLRNDQRFRYILLFKNHGQAAGATLEHAHSQLIALPVTPRQVQEEIEGARRHFDHRERCIFCDIVMQERKDRSRLVLENEEFVVFAPWAPRSPFETWVVPKRHESNFEAEPKERLAYCAQALRSTLRRLGAALGDPAYNFILHSNPLRDPASPSYHWHIEVMPALTHVAGFEWGSGFHINPVPPEEAAEFLRLVVT